The Kribbella sp. NBC_00662 nucleotide sequence ACGACACCGGGGACAGTATCGGGCCGACGCAGGCTGCTGCACGCGCGGCGTTCGCTGCCGTTGAGCAGACCGTCCGGCAACTCGCACCCGCAGCCGCGGGGCAGGTCCGGGACGGCCTGGAAACGGTCAGCTCGAGCGACGTGCTCGCCGCACTGGCCGAGCTGCGGGTCGTGCAGGACCAGCTCGCAGCCTGGGAACCGCTGCTCATCGGTGCGGCCCGCGACCGCGGCGCGAGCTGGACCGTGATCGCCCCCGCCCTCGGAGTGGCCAGCCGCCAGGCCGCCGAACGGCGCTACCTGCGACTCAACCCGCACGCCACCGAACCCGACGGCATGACCGGCGAACAACGCGTCCAGGCTGCCCGCGACCGACGCGCCGGCGACCGCGCGGTCACCCAGTGGGCCCGCGACAACGCAGCGATGCTGCGTCGGCTCGCCGCCCAGATCACTGCACTGGATGGCCTCGACCCGAGCACCCAGGAAGCCGCCGACCGGCTCCTGCACGCCCTCGGCGACACCGACACCGCAACCCTGCTGGCGCCCTTGGCCGAGGCCGGCGCCAAGCTCGAGGACAGCCACCCGCGACTGGCCGGACAGGTCTCCGACATCAGCACGACCACCGACCAGCTACGAACCGAACACACAGCACGACCCCAATAGCCACGCTCCGAGCAGCACGGATCAACACAACCCGGGTCGCCACCTCGAACAACGACCCCTGAAGACATCTGAAGACAACGCAGAAAGCCGAGAGCAACGCTGTAACGAGAGGTGAGGAGGAATCACCACAGCGGGGAGCCGGTGCGGTGGCTGCCGACTGATCCGTTCGCGAGTCTCGAGGACATCTGGCGGCGAATGGACCAGATGATGCGCACGTTCGGCATGACCGCTGACCGATCCGGATGGTCGCCTTTCCCGGTCGACATCGAGGAGACCGACGACGCCTACATCGTCGAGATCGACCTGCCCGGGGTCGCCCGCGACGACATCACGTTGGCCTGGAACGACCGCGAGCTGACCGTGCACGGCGAAGTGAAACAACGCGAACGTAGAGGCTTCGTGCGTCAACAGACCCGCCGCGTCGGGCAGTTCCACCACACCGTCCCCCTGCCCGGCGAGGTCGCCGGTGAACAGATCACGGCCAACCTCCGCGACAGCAAACCCGCCAGTTGACCCGCTGCCGCGTGGTGCTGGTCAGGCAACTCTCATAAGCCGAGGAACCACCTCGCACCGCCAACGATCGGCGCATCACCGGCAGGAACGCCCCACACCGAACCGATTCGGTCGTGATCAACTGCTGAGTGCCGGTCCGTGCGGCGACGTCGCAGTTGCACAGTGGATCGGAACGCAGTGATTCCCTACCTGGCCACGCGGGGTTACCGTGGTGATGCCGGCGATATCCAGCCTCAGCAGCTCGCTGAGCGTCTTCGGTTCTATCACTATGCGATCCCGCGTCGAGGTGCATACCGGGGTCGAGATCGGAACCGACGCTGTGGTTTGCCCGGACCCTTGTGGCTGTGACGAATCGAGTCGCGGCGTCACCGCACTTCGCGATTCACATCGACGAGACCGCACAAGGCCGACCCTCGCAACGCTCGCGAAGCTCCAGACCCCGGCTCGCCCGACGACTGGCAGTCTGCGGCGACGAACTGCAGTGCGAGCAGACGAATGCCGCAGTCGGCATTACGGCTGACGTCTACGCCACGTACGTAGGCCACACAAACTGAAGGTCCCGGCCGGGCCCCCCACCCCTCCTCCGGCCGGGGCCTTCGCCCTATATAGAAGCCCGACCAGTAGCGGTCAGGCAATCCCTGGGCGCCGGCCAGGAACGCGGCGCGCCCCCGCGTCGCGGAAGGTCGCGGCCGGGTGTGGACGGCGACCAGCACTTCCTGCCACCGGCCCAAAATGTTGCGTCTAGCAAGCTTCATCCTTCACGGCCGCCAGTGTCACTGGTTCGGGGTTCCGGGTGGTTGCGCGTGGTGACCCGTGGCAGGTGGTCGCGTCAGGCTCCGAGGGCGACGATCACGGTCGGATCGGCTCGAGGGCTAAGCACTTCGTGTCCCGGTCCCTGTCGGTTCATTGGTCGAGCCCAACGTCACCGTTGACCGAGCCGTCGACGTCGAGACCATCAACGCCGCGTACGCCGACGCCGCCCAGCATCTACGACGCCGAACTTACCCGCGTCCACAACCACCACGTCAAAGTCGTCAGCGGGTACGACAACGACTGGGGCTTCCCGAGTTTCACACTCATCACACCCGCCGGTGCGTTGCCCTCGGCAAGCTCACGCGGCTGCCGGCCCTGCTCGTCGGTTCGATCCTGGTCGTTATCGCGGCTCGATGTTGCCTCCGGCATCGTCCGCTTCCTCCGCCGTCGTCCTTGGACATCGCGTGCTCGTGCAACAACGGTCCATCTCCGGTTGCTCAGTTGCGGCTGGCGCCGGCGCGACAGGTGGAGGTCGGCGGCGAACGCCGCTGGCTGGCGGCTCGTGGTCATGATTCGAGGTCCGGACTCCCTGGGAGTGAACGGCGGTGGAATAAGGGAGCCTGTCGTGGGAACAGGGCGCGGAGGTGGCCGGAAGCCCGCGCGGGAGAGCTGGCTGCTCAGGTCACGCGCGTTGTAGCAATCAGCGCGCGTGACCGCTCCGCGCGGCGGTGGTCGGTTCCGGGGCTGCTGGTCTGAACTCCCGGAACCTGGAAACCCTGACCTCGCGCGCGATCGGGGTCCCCTGACACCGCCGGCGCCCACCAAAGTCACACCGGCGCTTCACTAGTCACATCGCGCTGGGGGCTTCGGTGTTACACGGCCGTGGTCAGTGGGGCAGCTTGCGGGTCTGGATCAGCTGGGCTGCGACGTCGCGGAGTTTGGTGTTGGTGTCTTGGGAGTAGCGGCGCAGGATCGCGAAGGCGCGGTCGCTGTCGAGGTCGTAGCGTTCCATGAGGATGCCCATCGCCTGCCCGACCAGTTTGCGGGCGTCGACAGCGTTCGCGAGGTTGACCTCGTGCCGGGCGCTGGCGACGGCGACCGAGGCGTGTCGGGCGAGGATCTGTGCGACTGCCTCCTCGTCAGGTCCGAATGCGTCCGGGTGGACCGAGTACAGGCCCAGCACGCCGACCGTTCCCGCTGCGTGGTGAGCGGTACGTCGAGGACGCTGCGCACGCCGAGCCCGACGACTTTGGCGGCCCATTCGGGCCAGCGCTCGTCGGTGGTCGTGTCGCGGACCAGCACAATCGAGTGGTCACGCATCGACTCGGTCAGAGGGCCTTTTCCGCCGTCGACTTGATGCTGGTAGATCTCGGCGACGACCGGATCGGTGACGGCCGGGATCTCCAGATCGCCCCGCGCGACACTCAAGGCGACGCCGGCGTGCGAACAGTCCAGCGCCTGCAGCGCGAAGTCCACCACCGCCTGGACGGTCTCCTCCACACCATCGGAATCGTGCAGCTCGATCGCCAGCCGGGCGAACCGCTCGGCGGCGTCACCTCCAGCCAGATCGATCGCGGACACCTCGGGCTCCTCTGGGCTTGTTCACGCGCGAGCCATGGCCTGGCTGTCGCGATCCATATCCGGGATCTTCCCAAACCGGCGCCCAAAACGCACCCAGCCCCAGCCGAACCCGTGTCAGCCGATCAGGTTGACACGTTCGGTGGGCGAGCCGCGCCAATCGGTTAGTAGCGTGAGCCGGACACGGCCGGCCATTCGCCGTTGTCGCGGATGCAGACGTCGAGATCGGACGCCAATTC carries:
- a CDS encoding Hsp20/alpha crystallin family protein, which translates into the protein MRRNHHSGEPVRWLPTDPFASLEDIWRRMDQMMRTFGMTADRSGWSPFPVDIEETDDAYIVEIDLPGVARDDITLAWNDRELTVHGEVKQRERRGFVRQQTRRVGQFHHTVPLPGEVAGEQITANLRDSKPAS
- a CDS encoding ANTAR domain-containing protein, with the protein product MLGLYSVHPDAFGPDEEAVAQILARHASVAVASARHEVNLANAVDARKLVGQAMGILMERYDLDSDRAFAILRRYSQDTNTKLRDVAAQLIQTRKLPH